A region of Homo sapiens chromosome 17, GRCh38.p14 Primary Assembly DNA encodes the following proteins:
- the CD300C gene encoding CMRF35-like molecule 6 isoform X2 — MTARAWASWRSSALLLLLVPGYFPLSHPMTVAGPVGGSLSVQCRYEKEHRTLNKFWCRPPQILRCDKIVETKGSAGKRNGRVSIRDSPANLSFTVTLENLTEEDAGTYWCGVDTPWLRDFHDPIVEVEVSVFPGEPLLFSAPGLPEPRAGHSVPEERSGTGGCEPGGCRDDHSLQPPELHGHLRSSHEAARAHLAQRDQKGQPRTQPTPWLPVQQCPLPAPGPLGAAPAPEHAGCRPLGEQTSEKL; from the exons ATGACTGCCAGGGCCTGGGCCTCGTGGCGGTCTTCAGCTCTGCTCCTCCTGCTTGTCCCAG GCTATTTTCCTCTGAGCCACCCCATGACCGTGGCGGGCCCCGTGGGGGGATCCCTGAGTGTGCAGTGTCGCTATGAGAAGGAACACAGGACCCTCAACAAATTCTGGTGCAGACCACCACAGATTCTCCGATGTGacaagattgtggagaccaaagggTCAGCAGGGAAAAGGAATGGCCGAGTGTCCATCAGGGACAGTCCTGCAAACCTCAGCTTCACAGTGACCCTGGAGAATCTCACAGAGGAGGACGCAGGCACCTACTGGTGTGGGGTGGATACACCGTGGCTCCGAGACTTTCATGATCCCATTGTCGAGGTTGAGGTGTCCGTGTTCCCGGGTGAGCCCCTCCTTTTCTCAGCACCAGGCCTGCCTGAGCCTAGGGCTGGTCATTCTGTCCCTGAAGAAAGAAGTGGAACAGGAGGGTGTGAGCCTGGGGGTTG CCGGGACGACCACAGCCTCCAGCCCCCAGAGCTCCATGGGCACCTCAGGTCCTCCCACGAAGCTGCCCGTGCACACCTGGCCCAGCGTGACCAGAAAGGACAGCCCCGAACCCAGCCCACACCCTGG CTCCCTGTTCAGCAATGTCCGCTTCCTGCTCCTGGTCCTCTTGGAGCTGCCCCTGCTCCTGAGCATGCTGGGTGCCGTCCTCTGGGTGAACAGACCTCAGAGAAGCTCTAG
- the CD300C gene encoding CMRF35-like molecule 6 isoform X1, with product MTARAWASWRSSALLLLLVPGYFPLSHPMTVAGPVGGSLSVQCRYEKEHRTLNKFWCRPPQILRCDKIVETKGSAGKRNGRVSIRDSPANLSFTVTLENLTEEDAGTYWCGVDTPWLRDFHDPIVEVEVSVFPAGTTTASSPQSSMGTSGPPTKLPVHTWPSVTRKDSPEPSPHPGDGSYYVTQAGFELLGSSLGPVSASGAAGTTGMHHSTWLTFRLLCSSSSCFKGFATYMHMDFQRMKPHSVTQVGVQRRRSVTHLEREVRIKALF from the exons ATGACTGCCAGGGCCTGGGCCTCGTGGCGGTCTTCAGCTCTGCTCCTCCTGCTTGTCCCAG GCTATTTTCCTCTGAGCCACCCCATGACCGTGGCGGGCCCCGTGGGGGGATCCCTGAGTGTGCAGTGTCGCTATGAGAAGGAACACAGGACCCTCAACAAATTCTGGTGCAGACCACCACAGATTCTCCGATGTGacaagattgtggagaccaaagggTCAGCAGGGAAAAGGAATGGCCGAGTGTCCATCAGGGACAGTCCTGCAAACCTCAGCTTCACAGTGACCCTGGAGAATCTCACAGAGGAGGACGCAGGCACCTACTGGTGTGGGGTGGATACACCGTGGCTCCGAGACTTTCATGATCCCATTGTCGAGGTTGAGGTGTCCGTGTTCCCGG CCGGGACGACCACAGCCTCCAGCCCCCAGAGCTCCATGGGCACCTCAGGTCCTCCCACGAAGCTGCCCGTGCACACCTGGCCCAGCGTGACCAGAAAGGACAGCCCCGAACCCAGCCCACACCCTGG agatgggtcttactatgttacccaggctggatttgaactcctgggctcaagccttggtcctgtctcagcctctggagcagctgggactacaggcatgcaccacagcacctggctcaCATTCCGATTGTTATGTTCATCATCATCTTGTTTTAAGGGATTTGCCACATACATGCATATGGATTTCCAAAGG atgaagcctcattctgtcacccaggttggagtgcagagaaGACGATCTGTTACCCATCTAGAAAGAGAAGTGAgaataaaagcattattttag
- the CD300C gene encoding CMRF35-like molecule 6 precursor yields MTARAWASWRSSALLLLLVPGYFPLSHPMTVAGPVGGSLSVQCRYEKEHRTLNKFWCRPPQILRCDKIVETKGSAGKRNGRVSIRDSPANLSFTVTLENLTEEDAGTYWCGVDTPWLRDFHDPIVEVEVSVFPAGTTTASSPQSSMGTSGPPTKLPVHTWPSVTRKDSPEPSPHPGSLFSNVRFLLLVLLELPLLLSMLGAVLWVNRPQRSSRSRQNWPKGENQ; encoded by the exons ATGACTGCCAGGGCCTGGGCCTCGTGGCGGTCTTCAGCTCTGCTCCTCCTGCTTGTCCCAG GCTATTTTCCTCTGAGCCACCCCATGACCGTGGCGGGCCCCGTGGGGGGATCCCTGAGTGTGCAGTGTCGCTATGAGAAGGAACACAGGACCCTCAACAAATTCTGGTGCAGACCACCACAGATTCTCCGATGTGacaagattgtggagaccaaagggTCAGCAGGGAAAAGGAATGGCCGAGTGTCCATCAGGGACAGTCCTGCAAACCTCAGCTTCACAGTGACCCTGGAGAATCTCACAGAGGAGGACGCAGGCACCTACTGGTGTGGGGTGGATACACCGTGGCTCCGAGACTTTCATGATCCCATTGTCGAGGTTGAGGTGTCCGTGTTCCCGG CCGGGACGACCACAGCCTCCAGCCCCCAGAGCTCCATGGGCACCTCAGGTCCTCCCACGAAGCTGCCCGTGCACACCTGGCCCAGCGTGACCAGAAAGGACAGCCCCGAACCCAGCCCACACCCTGG CTCCCTGTTCAGCAATGTCCGCTTCCTGCTCCTGGTCCTCTTGGAGCTGCCCCTGCTCCTGAGCATGCTGGGTGCCGTCCTCTGGGTGAACAGACCTCAGAGAAGCTCTAGAAGCAGGCAGAATTGGCCCAAGGGTGAGAACCAGTAG